A single genomic interval of Burkholderia sp. HI2500 harbors:
- a CDS encoding RNA-guided endonuclease InsQ/TnpB family protein yields the protein MIVVYRYRVKSLNGLLNKQSRAVNYVWNFCNDTQKHALKWRKKWPTGFDLNVLTTGASKELGIHSGTVNATCEQYAKSRSQHRRPYLRYRGRKSLGWVPLKGRDLKREGDAFRFAGNTFRVFNSRPLPEGKIKDGTNFAQDARGNWFLNIVIEMPDVQARPVRSGVGIDLGLKDFATLSTGEKLPNDRFGRRAAEKLAKAQRARKHKRHIAKLHAKVANARADFQHKLALDLVRRFDYIAVGNVSAAKLARTRMAKSVYDASWSSFRNKLRYKAIAHGATFEEVDESGSTQSCSACGSKDSTTRPKGIAGLRIREWACSDCGVEHDRDINAALNILRCGRASPVVGIPRF from the coding sequence ATGATTGTTGTCTATCGCTACCGGGTGAAGTCGCTCAATGGCCTGCTTAACAAGCAGAGCCGTGCGGTGAACTACGTCTGGAACTTCTGCAACGACACGCAAAAGCACGCGCTCAAGTGGCGCAAGAAGTGGCCGACGGGTTTCGACCTGAACGTGTTGACGACCGGTGCCAGCAAGGAACTCGGCATCCACTCGGGCACCGTCAACGCAACCTGCGAGCAATACGCGAAGTCGCGCAGCCAACACCGTCGGCCCTACCTGCGCTATCGCGGCAGGAAATCGCTGGGCTGGGTGCCGCTGAAGGGCCGTGACCTGAAGCGTGAGGGTGACGCGTTCCGTTTCGCCGGCAACACCTTTCGCGTGTTCAACAGCCGACCGCTTCCCGAAGGCAAGATCAAGGACGGGACCAACTTTGCGCAGGATGCACGCGGCAACTGGTTTCTGAACATCGTGATCGAGATGCCCGATGTGCAGGCCCGCCCGGTCCGTTCCGGCGTCGGCATCGATCTCGGCCTGAAAGACTTCGCCACACTTTCGACCGGCGAGAAACTGCCTAACGACCGGTTCGGTCGACGAGCGGCGGAAAAGCTGGCGAAAGCGCAACGGGCACGAAAGCACAAGCGGCATATCGCGAAGCTGCACGCCAAGGTGGCGAATGCCCGTGCCGATTTCCAGCATAAGCTCGCGCTCGATCTGGTGCGGCGTTTCGATTACATCGCGGTTGGCAACGTGTCGGCCGCCAAACTCGCCAGAACCAGGATGGCGAAGAGCGTCTACGACGCATCCTGGTCGTCCTTCCGAAACAAGCTCCGCTACAAAGCGATCGCGCACGGGGCCACGTTCGAGGAAGTCGACGAAAGCGGTTCTACCCAGTCCTGTTCGGCGTGCGGATCGAAAGACAGCACGACGCGGCCGAAAGGTATCGCGGGACTGCGAATAAGAGAGTGGGCCTGCAGTG
- a CDS encoding MFS transporter translates to MSTHHAQALSSAAGDASASLNRLLFRKLLPLLIAAYVISFLDRTNIAFAKHSMGVDLGISSAAYGLGAGLFFLTYALFEIPSNLIMHRVGARFWITRIMITWGALSVAMAFVSGETSFYVMRLLLGAAEAGLFPGVMLYLTYWFGREERARATGYFLLGVCIANIVGGPLAGALIELDGTLGFHGWQWLFVVEGIPAILLAFVVWTRLPDRPSTAPWLSPETGRALERTLAAEQDAGAGAHGGHAFGTALRDPQIWLAIFVYFCHQLTIYTVIFFLPGIIGASGRFSPFAVGLLTALPWLAAACGAATLPRFARESRHSRRMLCAGLVVMAAGMAGAAHASPAAGLLCVCVAAFMFFVVQSIVFTFPASRLAGNALAGGLGLVNTCGLLGGFVGPTVVGAIEQATGNAKNGLTLLAAALVIAAFASLALRHGHERDAMLSRN, encoded by the coding sequence ATGTCCACTCATCACGCCCAGGCCCTGTCTTCCGCCGCCGGCGACGCGAGCGCGTCGCTGAACCGGCTGCTGTTCCGCAAACTCCTGCCGCTGCTGATCGCCGCGTATGTGATCAGCTTCCTCGACCGCACCAACATCGCGTTCGCCAAACATTCGATGGGGGTCGATCTCGGCATTTCATCGGCCGCGTACGGACTCGGCGCGGGGCTGTTCTTCCTGACCTATGCGCTCTTCGAAATTCCGAGCAACCTGATCATGCATCGCGTCGGCGCGCGCTTCTGGATCACGCGGATCATGATTACGTGGGGCGCACTATCGGTCGCGATGGCGTTCGTCAGCGGCGAGACGTCGTTCTACGTGATGCGCCTGCTGCTCGGGGCCGCCGAAGCCGGCCTGTTTCCCGGCGTGATGCTGTACCTGACGTACTGGTTCGGCCGCGAGGAGCGTGCGCGCGCAACCGGCTATTTCCTGCTGGGCGTGTGCATCGCAAACATCGTCGGCGGGCCGCTGGCCGGCGCGCTCATCGAGCTCGACGGCACGCTCGGCTTCCACGGCTGGCAATGGCTGTTCGTCGTCGAAGGCATTCCGGCGATCCTGCTCGCATTCGTCGTGTGGACACGGCTGCCGGATCGTCCGAGCACCGCGCCGTGGCTCTCCCCGGAAACCGGGCGCGCGCTCGAACGCACGCTGGCCGCCGAGCAGGATGCGGGCGCCGGCGCGCACGGCGGCCATGCATTCGGCACCGCGCTGCGCGATCCGCAGATCTGGCTCGCGATCTTCGTGTACTTCTGCCACCAGTTGACCATCTACACGGTGATTTTCTTCCTGCCGGGCATCATCGGCGCATCGGGACGCTTCTCGCCGTTCGCGGTCGGGTTGTTGACCGCGCTGCCCTGGCTCGCCGCCGCCTGCGGCGCCGCCACGCTGCCGCGCTTTGCGCGCGAGTCGCGGCATTCGCGCCGGATGCTGTGTGCGGGGCTGGTCGTGATGGCGGCCGGGATGGCCGGCGCCGCGCATGCGTCGCCTGCCGCGGGGCTCCTGTGCGTGTGCGTGGCCGCATTCATGTTCTTCGTCGTTCAGTCGATCGTCTTCACGTTTCCCGCGTCGCGGCTCGCCGGTAACGCTCTGGCCGGCGGACTCGGACTGGTGAATACGTGCGGGTTGCTCGGCGGCTTCGTCGGACCGACCGTCGTCGGTGCGATCGAACAGGCCACCGGCAATGCGAAGAACGGGTTGACGCTGCTGGCGGCCGCGCTCGTCATCGCGGCGTTCGCCAGCCTCGCGTTGCGGCACGGGCACGAGCGGGATGCCATGCTGTCACGCAATTGA